A window of Malania oleifera isolate guangnan ecotype guangnan chromosome 5, ASM2987363v1, whole genome shotgun sequence contains these coding sequences:
- the LOC131156180 gene encoding rho-N domain-containing protein 1, chloroplastic, translating into MSQAIHLFSKSVAGFGLSDSRCLPCSGISGRAVTISSCPYNVYRTSSQAKAVSLKCAIVGASFVCKVGGSSGQRRNPDFSRSSRHGYSRSKNRQSGGREGPEVFEESELLSSKNGPLLSISSSPKFQATATPGPREKEIVELFRKVQVQLRERAAIKEEKKIEALQGQSKESETVDSLLKILRKHSVEHGKGSSSSHGRGRGSSRDFILEQPKQNGLFREEKSTTFFESNDISNDDAQEPNASFTRPVSKFQRKSPIPRAKDVADVAMYSNKDAVNSFANLNSGENKRTSLVDTSLKHEPEYQPEPEPEPEPEAISDPEAEPDAEAAFSDEDITLFDPDQAYNNEDREEWEPSESRDLTALKLSELRSLAKSYGVKRYSKMKKSELVELLSSAEFDT; encoded by the exons ATGTCGCAAGCTATTCATCTCTTCTCTAAAAGCGTTGCAG GCTTTGGATTATCAGACAGTAGATGTCTTCCGTGCTCTGGAATTTCTGGAAGGGCTGTCACAATTTCAAGTTGCCCTTATAATGTCTACAGAACTTCTTCACAGGCAAAGGCTGTATCATTGAAATGTGCAATTGTGGGGGCATCTTTTGTATGCAAGGTTGGTGGTTCCAGTGGTCAGAGAAGAAACCCAGATTTCTCAAGGTCCAGCAGGCACGGGTATTCCCGAAGCAAGAACAGGCAAAGTGGAGGGAGAGAAGGCCCTGAAGTCTTTGAAGAATCTGAGCTTCTATCTTCAAAAAATGGTCCTCTGCTCTCCATCTCCAGTAGCCCAAAATTCCAAGCCACTGCTACTCCGGGACCAAGGGAAAAGGAGATCGTTGAACTATTTAGGAAGGTCCAGGTTCAGCTCCGAGAAAGAGCAGCAATCAAAGAGGAAAAGAAGATTGAAGCCTTGCAAGGACAAAGTAAAGAAAGTGAAACTGTTGATTCCCTTCTTAAGATTCTAAGGAAGCACTCAGTTGAGCATGGGAAGGGAAGCAGCAGTAGTCATGGCAGAGGCAGAGGCAGCAGCAGAGATTTTATTTTAGAGCAACCTAAACAAAATGGCTTATTTCGTGAAGAAAAAAGCACGACCTTCTTTGAGTCAAATGACATTTCCAATGATGATGCCCAAGAGCCTAATGCCTCTTTTACCAGGCCTGTATCGAAGTTCCAACGTAAATCTCCCATTCCTCGAGCGAAAGACGTGGCCGACGTGGCCATGTATTCCAATAAAGACGCTGTCAATTCTTTCGCCAACTTGAATTCAGGTGAAAATAAAAGGACTAGCCTGGTTGATACGAGTCTGAAGCATGAACCTGAGTACCAGCCTGAGCCTGAGCCTGAGCCTGAGCCTGAAGCCATTTCTGATCCTGAGGCTGAGCCTGACGCTGAGGCTGCCTTTTCAGATGAAGATATTACCCTTTTTGATCCGGATCAAGCCTATAATAATGAGGATAGGGAAGAATGGGAACCAAGTGAAAGTAGGGATTTGACTGCATTGAAGCTTTCAGAATTGAGATCACTTGCCAAGTCTTATGGTGTGAAAAGGTACTCAAAGATGAAGAAAAGTGAGCTTGTGGAGTTGCTAAGCAGTGCAGAGTTTGATACGTGA